Proteins encoded within one genomic window of Nordella sp. HKS 07:
- a CDS encoding aspartate kinase translates to MGRLVMKFGGTSVADIERIRNVARHVEREVKAGHEVAVIVSAMAGTTDRLVGWCREAAAVHDAREYDAIVASGEQVTSGLLAIVLQDMGIPARSWQGWQVSVKTDGVHGAARIASIDASELRKRLEQGQVAVVAGFQGIGPDKRITTLGRGGSDTSAVALAAALEARCDIYTDVDGVYTTDPRIVSRARKLDRVSYEEMLEMASLGAKVLQTRSVELAMVYKVPLQVRSSFEAPDAANQNRPDGSGPGTLVCDEDSIVEQHVVSGIAYSKDEAKVSIRKVKDKPGVSASIFGPLAEADISVDMIVQNVSTDGETANITFTVARKDLRKALEVLQGLKDKVGYHELTHSVDVSKVSVVGIGMRSHAGVAAKMFKSLAEKGINIQAITTSEIKISVLIDEAYTELAVRALHSAYGLEGAN, encoded by the coding sequence ATGGGCCGCTTGGTAATGAAATTCGGGGGGACTTCCGTCGCGGATATCGAACGTATCCGCAACGTGGCGCGCCATGTGGAGCGCGAAGTCAAGGCCGGACACGAAGTCGCCGTCATCGTCTCGGCGATGGCTGGAACGACCGACAGGCTGGTCGGCTGGTGCCGGGAAGCGGCCGCCGTCCATGATGCCCGCGAATATGACGCCATCGTTGCCTCGGGCGAGCAGGTCACCTCCGGTCTCCTCGCCATCGTGCTTCAGGACATGGGCATTCCGGCCAGGTCCTGGCAGGGCTGGCAGGTCTCGGTGAAGACCGACGGCGTCCACGGCGCCGCGCGCATCGCCTCGATCGACGCATCGGAGCTGCGCAAGCGTCTGGAGCAGGGCCAGGTCGCGGTGGTGGCGGGCTTCCAGGGCATCGGCCCGGACAAGCGAATCACCACTTTGGGCCGCGGCGGCTCCGACACCTCGGCGGTGGCGCTGGCGGCCGCGCTCGAGGCGCGCTGCGACATCTATACCGACGTCGACGGCGTCTATACGACCGATCCGCGCATCGTTTCCAGAGCCCGCAAGCTCGACCGGGTGTCCTATGAGGAGATGCTGGAAATGGCGTCCCTCGGCGCCAAAGTGCTGCAGACGCGCTCGGTTGAGCTCGCCATGGTCTACAAGGTACCCTTGCAGGTACGCTCGAGCTTCGAGGCGCCTGACGCCGCCAACCAGAACCGGCCGGACGGCTCAGGCCCCGGAACACTCGTATGCGATGAGGACAGTATCGTGGAACAACATGTCGTAAGCGGCATCGCCTATTCGAAGGACGAAGCCAAGGTCTCGATCCGCAAGGTGAAGGACAAGCCGGGCGTGTCGGCCTCGATCTTCGGACCGCTCGCCGAGGCCGACATCAGCGTCGACATGATCGTCCAGAACGTCTCGACCGACGGCGAGACGGCGAACATCACCTTCACGGTGGCGCGCAAGGACCTGCGCAAGGCGCTCGAAGTCCTGCAGGGACTGAAGGACAAGGTCGGCTATCACGAACTCACCCACTCGGTCGATGTCTCCAAGGTGTCGGTGGTCGGCATCGGCATGCGCAGCCACGCCGGCGTCGCCGCCAAGATGTTCAAGTCGCTGGCCGAGAAGGGCATCAACATCCAGGCGATCACGACATCGGAAATCAAGATCAGCGTCCTGATCGACGAAGCCTATACCGAGCTTGCGGTGCGCGCGCTGCACAGCGCCTATGGCCTCGAGGGAGCCAACTGA
- the ubiG gene encoding bifunctional 2-polyprenyl-6-hydroxyphenol methylase/3-demethylubiquinol 3-O-methyltransferase UbiG: MTAVPQSPSLDPAEVEKFSKIAAEWWNPTGKFAVLHVFNPVRLAYIKEQVTARFARDPFARRPFEGLRFLDIGCGGGLLTEPMARLGAEITGIDPSDRNIATASVHAQEQDLAIDYRAMTAEALAESGDTFDVILNMEVIEHVADPKAFVATCARLLKPNGLIFVATLNRTLKSFGLAIVGAEYVLGWLPKGTHQWEKFITPEELEGWLGASGLKQQDRTGVTYNPFSGEWRRARDMDVNYMLVAQKPGN, from the coding sequence ATGACCGCAGTCCCGCAGTCCCCGAGCCTCGATCCCGCCGAGGTCGAGAAATTTTCCAAGATCGCCGCCGAATGGTGGAATCCGACGGGCAAGTTCGCGGTCCTGCATGTCTTCAACCCGGTCCGTCTCGCTTACATCAAGGAGCAGGTGACGGCCCGCTTCGCCCGCGACCCCTTTGCCAGACGCCCCTTCGAGGGACTGCGATTCCTCGATATTGGCTGCGGCGGCGGGCTCCTGACCGAGCCGATGGCGAGGCTTGGCGCCGAGATCACCGGGATCGACCCGTCGGACAGGAACATCGCCACCGCCAGCGTCCATGCGCAGGAGCAGGATCTCGCTATCGACTACCGTGCGATGACGGCCGAGGCGCTCGCCGAATCGGGCGACACGTTCGACGTGATCCTCAATATGGAGGTGATCGAGCATGTCGCCGACCCGAAGGCCTTCGTCGCGACCTGCGCCCGGCTCCTCAAACCCAACGGCCTGATCTTCGTCGCCACCCTGAACCGGACACTCAAGTCCTTCGGCCTCGCCATTGTGGGAGCCGAATATGTGCTGGGCTGGCTGCCCAAGGGCACCCATCAGTGGGAGAAGTTCATCACGCCGGAGGAGCTCGAGGGCTGGCTCGGAGCGAGCGGCCTCAAGCAGCAGGATCGCACCGGCGTCACCTACAATCCCTTTTCGGGAGAATGGCGGCGCGCCCGCGACATGGACGTCAATTACATGCTGGTGGCGCAGAAGCCGGGAAATTGA
- a CDS encoding VOC family protein, whose protein sequence is MSTEGQNRRIDYVELNVADIARSKAFYGAAFDWSFTDFGPSYCEFNDGRLKGGLTTTAPVNAVGGPLVILYADDLEDVETRVRRAGGKIVKPIFSFPGGRRFHFADPDGYELAVWSAK, encoded by the coding sequence ATGAGCACTGAAGGCCAAAATCGGCGGATCGACTATGTCGAGCTCAATGTCGCCGACATAGCCCGGTCTAAGGCGTTCTATGGCGCGGCCTTCGACTGGTCCTTCACGGATTTCGGACCCAGCTATTGCGAGTTCAATGACGGCCGGCTGAAGGGGGGCCTGACGACAACCGCCCCGGTGAATGCCGTGGGAGGACCACTCGTCATCCTCTATGCCGATGATCTGGAAGACGTCGAGACGCGCGTGCGGCGAGCCGGTGGCAAAATCGTCAAGCCGATCTTCAGCTTTCCGGGCGGCCGGCGCTTTCACTTCGCCGATCCGGACGGTTACGAGCTGGCCGTGTGGTCGGCCAAATAG
- a CDS encoding DUF1178 family protein: MIRYDLICDSGHEFDGWFSDSAAYEAQAKRGLVTCVHCGSAKIEKQLMAPGIPVKGNRRKEGPARREAAKPVLATTFDPRQEKLLQMMREMRKTVEENAEYVGNRFAEEARKIHYEESEKRGIYGETTAEDAKDLIEEGIEIHPLPVLPEDGN, translated from the coding sequence ATGATCCGATACGATCTCATTTGCGACAGTGGCCACGAATTCGATGGCTGGTTCTCAGACAGCGCCGCCTATGAGGCGCAGGCGAAGCGCGGGCTCGTCACCTGCGTCCATTGCGGATCGGCGAAGATCGAGAAGCAGCTGATGGCGCCCGGCATCCCGGTGAAGGGCAACCGCCGGAAGGAAGGTCCGGCCAGGCGGGAAGCCGCCAAGCCGGTGCTCGCCACCACCTTCGATCCGCGCCAGGAGAAACTCCTCCAGATGATGCGCGAGATGCGCAAGACGGTCGAAGAGAATGCCGAATATGTCGGCAACCGTTTCGCCGAGGAAGCGCGCAAGATCCATTACGAGGAATCGGAGAAGCGCGGCATCTATGGCGAGACCACGGCCGAGGATGCCAAGGACCTCATCGAGGAGGGGATCGAGATTCATCCCTTGCCGGTCCTGCCCGAGGATGGGAATTGA
- a CDS encoding carbon-nitrogen hydrolase family protein — MSFKAGLIQLRSGRDMARNIAEASALIEEAARQGARFVATPEMTNILETDRDRLRALVRSEHEDASVAAFAELARKHRIWLLAGSFALKGPGHKLLNRSLLFSPAGEITARYDKVHLFDVDLPNGLTLRESAAYEAGHDVPVVPLPFATLGLTICYDVRFPHLYRELARRGAEILAVPSAFTKVTGEAHWEVLLRARAIETSSFVLAPAQGGIHESGRETYGMSLAVSPWGEIIAQGDEEPALVMTMIDRSQVLDARRRIPVLKHNDELTLNARGEVAT, encoded by the coding sequence ATGAGCTTCAAGGCCGGACTTATCCAGCTTCGTTCCGGGCGGGACATGGCGCGCAACATCGCAGAGGCTTCCGCCTTGATCGAAGAAGCGGCGCGGCAGGGCGCGCGCTTCGTCGCGACGCCCGAAATGACCAATATCCTGGAGACGGATCGCGACCGGCTGCGCGCGTTGGTCCGGTCCGAGCATGAGGATGCTTCGGTGGCGGCGTTCGCCGAGCTTGCGCGGAAGCATCGGATCTGGCTGCTGGCCGGCTCCTTCGCGCTCAAAGGGCCGGGGCATAAGCTTCTCAACCGCTCACTGCTGTTCTCGCCTGCGGGCGAGATCACCGCCCGTTATGATAAGGTGCATCTCTTTGATGTCGACCTGCCGAACGGCCTGACCTTAAGGGAATCGGCTGCCTATGAAGCCGGCCATGACGTGCCGGTAGTGCCGCTGCCCTTCGCCACGCTCGGCCTCACCATTTGTTACGATGTCAGATTTCCACATCTCTATAGAGAGCTGGCGCGCAGGGGCGCCGAGATCCTGGCGGTGCCCTCGGCCTTCACCAAGGTAACCGGCGAGGCCCATTGGGAGGTGTTGTTGCGCGCGCGGGCCATTGAGACGAGCAGCTTTGTCCTCGCTCCGGCGCAAGGCGGCATACATGAAAGCGGCCGCGAGACCTATGGCATGAGTCTTGCTGTATCTCCCTGGGGCGAGATCATTGCGCAAGGCGATGAGGAGCCTGCGCTTGTCATGACGATGATAGATCGGTCGCAAGTCCTTGATGCAAGACGGCGAATCCCGGTGTTGAAGCATAATGACGAGCTTACCTTGAATGCCCGGGGTGAGGTTGCTACCTAA
- the grxC gene encoding glutaredoxin 3 — MPKVTIYTTPFCPYCHSAKALLRRKNVDFSEIDVSYDAQERQQMMVKANGRRTVPQIFIGETHVGGSDELHALDRQGKLDPLLAGA, encoded by the coding sequence ATGCCGAAAGTCACCATCTACACGACGCCCTTCTGCCCCTACTGCCATTCGGCCAAGGCCTTGCTGCGGCGCAAGAATGTCGATTTCTCGGAAATCGACGTCAGCTACGACGCACAGGAGCGCCAACAGATGATGGTGAAGGCCAATGGCCGGCGCACCGTACCGCAGATCTTCATCGGCGAGACGCATGTCGGCGGCAGCGACGAACTCCACGCGCTCGACCGGCAGGGCAAGCTCGATCCGCTGCTTGCCGGAGCATGA
- a CDS encoding ComF family protein, whose protein sequence is MAALPLTQISEGFTRLGKWSLDWLIPPQCLGCQSAVAEASALCADCWARLSFIEAPFCPRLGTPFPYDPGPEAVSAAALADPPPWDEARAALIFDETARALAHALKYRDRHEAGIVMARLMLRAGGDILHNAAAVIPVPLHRLRLWRRRYNQSAILARHLCQATQKPFQPHLLERRRRTQAQTGLDFAERQRNVKNAFRVPEQYRPDIVGKPFVLVDDVRTTGATLEACARALKEAGAGRVDVLTFALVPKPKHLHI, encoded by the coding sequence ATGGCCGCCTTGCCTCTCACGCAGATTTCGGAGGGCTTCACGCGCCTCGGCAAATGGAGTCTCGACTGGCTCATTCCGCCGCAATGCCTCGGCTGCCAGAGTGCTGTCGCCGAGGCCTCGGCTCTCTGTGCCGACTGCTGGGCGAGGCTTTCCTTCATCGAGGCGCCCTTCTGCCCGCGGCTCGGCACACCCTTCCCCTATGACCCGGGCCCGGAGGCGGTGAGTGCCGCGGCACTTGCCGATCCGCCGCCGTGGGACGAGGCGCGGGCCGCGCTCATCTTCGATGAGACGGCGCGCGCTCTGGCGCATGCCCTCAAATATCGCGACCGGCATGAGGCGGGGATCGTCATGGCGCGGCTCATGCTGCGCGCCGGCGGCGACATATTGCACAATGCCGCCGCCGTCATCCCGGTGCCGCTGCATCGCCTGAGATTATGGCGCCGGCGTTACAACCAGTCGGCCATTCTCGCCCGCCATCTTTGCCAGGCCACGCAGAAGCCGTTCCAGCCGCATCTCCTGGAGCGGCGGCGGCGGACCCAGGCGCAGACCGGGCTTGATTTCGCGGAGCGTCAGCGCAACGTCAAGAATGCCTTCCGGGTGCCGGAGCAATACCGTCCCGACATCGTCGGCAAGCCCTTCGTGCTCGTCGATGATGTCCGCACCACGGGTGCCACCCTCGAGGCTTGCGCCCGGGCGCTGAAGGAGGCGGGGGCGGGACGGGTGGACGTGCTGACCTTCGCGCTTGTGCCCAAGCCGAAGCATCTCCATATTTAG
- a CDS encoding methyltransferase domain-containing protein, producing MSGVPQIFDKALRRRHLARAAGSRPAFYAQALAAEVESRLGLILRDFQTTLIFGPGAGEIRTALACLKRLGAIITAAPAPGPGIDLVFDDEAVPLAPQSLDCIVNVFSLSSVNDVPGSLTQFRNALRPDGLFLGGVFAGRTLSELREAWLAAEAELTGGASLRVAPFADLRDIGSLMQRAGFALPAVDLDQTTVRYKNALSLMREIKALGFQQCLTDRSRKPVSPALLARAAAIYDARFADADGRIRATVDAAWAIGWAPHSSQQQPLRPGSAKARLADALKTTEVKLKD from the coding sequence ATGAGCGGCGTGCCCCAGATCTTCGACAAGGCCCTGCGGCGGCGCCACTTGGCGCGCGCCGCCGGGAGCCGGCCGGCCTTCTATGCTCAGGCGCTTGCCGCCGAGGTGGAAAGCCGTCTCGGCCTCATTCTGCGCGACTTCCAGACGACGCTGATTTTCGGCCCCGGCGCCGGCGAGATCAGAACCGCCCTCGCCTGCCTTAAACGGCTGGGCGCCATCATCACCGCCGCCCCGGCGCCCGGGCCCGGCATCGATCTTGTCTTCGACGACGAGGCCGTGCCGCTCGCGCCGCAAAGCCTCGACTGCATCGTCAACGTGTTCAGCCTCAGCAGCGTCAACGACGTGCCGGGGAGCCTGACGCAATTTCGAAACGCACTGCGCCCCGACGGACTTTTCCTGGGCGGCGTGTTTGCCGGCCGCACTTTGAGCGAGCTGCGCGAGGCCTGGCTGGCCGCCGAGGCCGAGCTCACCGGCGGCGCCAGCCTGCGCGTGGCGCCTTTTGCCGATCTGCGCGATATCGGCAGCCTGATGCAGCGCGCCGGCTTCGCGCTGCCCGCCGTCGATCTCGATCAGACGACGGTCAGATACAAGAATGCGCTTTCGCTCATGCGCGAGATCAAGGCGCTGGGCTTCCAGCAATGCCTCACCGACCGCTCGCGCAAGCCCGTGAGCCCGGCCCTTCTCGCCCGCGCCGCCGCTATTTACGACGCGCGTTTCGCCGATGCCGACGGCCGCATCAGGGCGACCGTCGATGCCGCCTGGGCCATCGGCTGGGCGCCGCATTCGTCGCAGCAGCAGCCGCTGCGTCCGGGCAGCGCGAAGGCGCGCCTCGCCGATGCTCTCAAGACCACGGAAGTGAAGCTCAAGGATTAG
- a CDS encoding 2-keto-4-pentenoate hydratase, producing MTRSSAAEILARQRLSLAPVTLEPGQRPVEEREAYALQAEANGLLAEALGRISGHKIGCTTPVMQEFLGIASPCAGQVFDRTVLSQAGQVSRASYRKLGVECEIVVEIGTDIEPRRQDHTRQSVESHVRAAMAGIEIVDDRYADYRSLGVHTLIADNFFNAGCVLGSPVTGWQALDLVSLTGHMRINDSEVGRGTGAMVMGHPLEALAWLANARSARGEGLRRGEFVFLGSLVETKWLNAGDMVMIEVEGLGQVSLTVSA from the coding sequence ATGACCCGATCGAGCGCGGCGGAAATCCTGGCGAGGCAGCGGCTATCGCTGGCTCCGGTCACATTGGAGCCCGGTCAGCGGCCGGTTGAGGAACGCGAGGCCTATGCGCTTCAGGCCGAGGCGAATGGCCTCCTCGCCGAGGCGCTGGGCCGGATCAGCGGGCACAAGATCGGCTGTACGACGCCGGTCATGCAGGAATTTCTCGGCATCGCCAGCCCCTGCGCGGGCCAGGTCTTCGACAGGACCGTACTGAGCCAGGCGGGCCAGGTCTCGCGCGCCTCCTATCGCAAACTTGGCGTCGAATGTGAAATCGTCGTCGAGATCGGCACGGACATCGAGCCGCGGCGGCAGGATCATACGCGCCAGTCCGTCGAGTCCCATGTGCGGGCGGCGATGGCGGGGATCGAGATCGTCGACGACCGCTATGCCGACTACCGTTCGCTCGGCGTCCATACGCTGATCGCCGACAATTTCTTCAATGCGGGCTGCGTGCTGGGATCGCCGGTGACCGGCTGGCAGGCCCTGGATCTCGTCAGCCTCACCGGTCACATGCGCATCAATGACAGCGAAGTCGGCCGCGGCACCGGGGCCATGGTCATGGGCCATCCGTTGGAAGCCTTGGCGTGGCTCGCCAACGCGCGCAGCGCCCGCGGCGAAGGATTGCGGCGCGGCGAGTTCGTGTTCCTGGGCAGCCTCGTCGAAACCAAATGGCTGAACGCCGGCGACATGGTGATGATCGAGGTCGAAGGGCTCGGCCAGGTTAGTCTGACGGTCTCAGCCTAA
- a CDS encoding (deoxy)nucleoside triphosphate pyrophosphohydrolase yields the protein MTAVVLVAAVALVDADGRVLIAKRPEGKSMAGLWEFPGGKVEAGERPELALIRELKEELGIDVTEACLAPLTFASHAYEKFHLLMPLYVCRRWKGTVTALEGQELKWVRPNRLREHPMPPADLPLIPHLIDLL from the coding sequence ATGACGGCGGTGGTCCTTGTCGCCGCGGTGGCGCTGGTCGATGCCGATGGCCGCGTGCTCATCGCCAAGCGGCCGGAAGGCAAGTCGATGGCGGGCCTGTGGGAGTTTCCCGGCGGCAAGGTCGAGGCCGGCGAGCGCCCGGAGCTGGCGCTGATCCGCGAGCTCAAGGAAGAGCTCGGCATCGATGTCACCGAGGCCTGCCTGGCGCCGCTCACCTTCGCCAGCCACGCTTACGAGAAATTTCATCTGCTGATGCCGCTTTATGTGTGCCGGCGCTGGAAAGGCACGGTGACGGCGCTCGAGGGCCAGGAACTCAAATGGGTCAGGCCCAATCGCCTGCGCGAGCATCCGATGCCGCCGGCCGATCTGCCGCTCATTCCCCATCTCATCGATCTGCTTTAG
- the argJ gene encoding bifunctional glutamate N-acetyltransferase/amino-acid acetyltransferase ArgJ — MASNVRSPLAPEEFPVLPPLDGVTFAVAETGIRYKNRPDVLLALVAPGTSVAGVLTTSKSRSAPVDWCAEKLKGGTARALIVNSGNANAFTGSAGVKTVTQVAKALAAKAGCKPQEIFQASTGVIGEPLNPAPIVNALPQLFGALRGDAWAEAARAIMTTDTFPKAATRKARLGGVSVTLNGIAKGSGMIAPDMATMLSFVFTDAALPPRLLQKLLAKSAAQSFNCITVDGDTSTSDTLLMFATGKAGPALKGLKSEADPRLKDFSRALDDLCKDLALQVVKDGEGAEKLIEITVTGAENDKAARKIGMAIANSPLVKTAIAGEDANWGRIVMAIGKSGEKAIRDKLKIWIGGVQLAKNGMKAPDYREAEIMPHMKGRSIVIKTDVGVGKGRATVWTCDLTHRYIDINGSYRS, encoded by the coding sequence ATGGCTAGCAATGTCCGGTCGCCATTGGCGCCGGAGGAGTTTCCAGTGCTTCCTCCCCTGGACGGCGTCACCTTCGCGGTCGCCGAAACGGGCATCCGCTACAAGAACCGCCCGGATGTGCTGCTGGCGCTGGTGGCGCCCGGAACCTCGGTTGCCGGCGTTCTCACCACCTCCAAATCGCGCTCGGCCCCGGTCGACTGGTGCGCCGAGAAGCTTAAAGGCGGCACCGCCCGCGCCCTCATCGTCAATTCCGGCAACGCCAATGCCTTCACCGGCAGCGCCGGGGTGAAAACCGTGACCCAGGTGGCGAAGGCCCTGGCGGCCAAAGCCGGATGCAAGCCTCAGGAAATCTTCCAGGCCTCGACCGGCGTCATCGGCGAACCGCTCAATCCGGCGCCAATCGTGAACGCCCTGCCGCAGCTCTTCGGCGCCTTGCGCGGAGATGCCTGGGCGGAAGCCGCGCGCGCGATCATGACGACCGACACTTTCCCCAAGGCCGCCACCCGCAAGGCGCGCCTGGGCGGGGTGAGCGTCACCCTCAACGGCATCGCCAAGGGCTCGGGCATGATCGCGCCCGACATGGCGACGATGCTGTCCTTCGTCTTCACCGATGCGGCGCTGCCGCCGCGCCTGCTGCAGAAGCTCCTGGCGAAGAGCGCTGCGCAGAGCTTCAATTGCATAACGGTCGACGGCGACACCTCGACATCGGATACGCTTCTGATGTTCGCCACCGGCAAGGCCGGACCGGCGCTCAAGGGCCTCAAGTCGGAAGCCGATCCGCGCCTCAAGGACTTCAGCCGCGCGCTCGACGATCTGTGCAAGGATCTGGCGCTGCAGGTGGTGAAGGACGGCGAGGGGGCGGAGAAGCTCATCGAGATCACCGTCACTGGTGCGGAGAACGACAAGGCGGCGCGGAAGATCGGCATGGCCATCGCCAATTCGCCGCTGGTCAAGACGGCCATCGCCGGCGAGGACGCCAATTGGGGCCGCATCGTCATGGCGATCGGCAAATCCGGCGAGAAGGCGATCCGCGACAAGCTGAAGATCTGGATCGGCGGCGTGCAACTCGCCAAGAACGGCATGAAGGCGCCCGATTATCGCGAAGCGGAGATCATGCCGCATATGAAGGGCCGCTCGATCGTCATCAAGACGGATGTCGGCGTGGGCAAGGGAAGAGCCACGGTGTGGACCTGCGATCTGACCCATCGCTATATCGACATCAACGGCTCCTATCGCAGCTGA